In Gammaproteobacteria bacterium, one genomic interval encodes:
- a CDS encoding DUF2244 domain-containing protein, with translation MRPNRSLPATGIVGLFVASAAIVLTVGVGFTLAGAWMVLLFAGLEVVVIGALCAWLYRHLDDAEQVVIDAERVRLIRRIGGRESHDDFPRYWARVALDRSQDEHRPSRLQIGSHGRFVSLAEYINEGDRLVLAEQLRKVLQP, from the coding sequence GTGCGCCCGAATCGCTCTTTGCCGGCAACCGGTATCGTTGGGTTATTCGTGGCGTCGGCGGCGATAGTGCTGACGGTTGGGGTTGGGTTTACGTTGGCAGGAGCATGGATGGTCTTGCTGTTTGCCGGGCTCGAGGTTGTCGTTATTGGTGCGTTATGCGCCTGGCTGTATCGCCATCTCGACGATGCCGAGCAAGTGGTTATCGACGCCGAGCGCGTACGATTGATCCGGCGAATCGGCGGCAGGGAATCGCACGATGATTTTCCGCGGTATTGGGCGCGTGTCGCCCTGGACCGCAGCCAAGACGAGCACCGCCCTTCGCGGTTGCAGATCGGGTCGCACGGCAGGTTTGTGAGCCTGGCCGAATATATTAATGAAGGCGATCGACTAGTCTTGGCAGAGCAGTTACGGAAGGTGTTGCAGCCCTGA